In one Paenibacillus sp. JQZ6Y-1 genomic region, the following are encoded:
- a CDS encoding GNAT family N-acetyltransferase: MIQLLPMNPEQFIAFRELSMREYAAEKIQSGDWSKEDAPELAEESFQRYLPEGLNTKGAHIYHIYRQDEEQEPIGHLWIHVDDAPAGKLAFIYDILLYEAFQNQGYGQQTMQALEHEMREQQVQRIGLHVFGHNDRAVHVYQKSGYVITDYTMAKIL, translated from the coding sequence ATGATTCAGTTACTACCGATGAATCCAGAGCAATTTATCGCATTTCGCGAATTGTCGATGCGCGAATACGCCGCTGAGAAAATTCAATCCGGTGATTGGAGTAAAGAAGATGCACCAGAGTTGGCAGAGGAGTCGTTTCAACGCTATCTGCCGGAAGGATTGAATACGAAGGGCGCACATATTTATCATATCTATCGTCAAGATGAAGAGCAGGAACCCATCGGTCATCTGTGGATACATGTAGATGATGCACCCGCAGGGAAGCTGGCGTTTATTTACGATATTCTTCTTTATGAAGCATTCCAGAATCAAGGCTATGGTCAGCAAACGATGCAGGCATTGGAACACGAGATGCGTGAGCAGCAGGTACAGCGTATCGGTTTGCATGTATTTGGGCATAATGATCGCGCCGTGCATGTATATCAGAAATCGGGCTACGTCATCACGGATTATACAATGGCAAAGATTCTATAA
- a CDS encoding glycoside hydrolase family 13 protein produces the protein MAFRHWRESVMYQLYPQSFKDSNGDGWGDLQGILDKVDYLTELGIDLIWLGPIYDSPMVDNGYDIRDYQRIHPRYGTMDDFQQLLKRLHEQEIRLIMDLVINHTSDEHPWFQQSRSSKDNPYREYYIWRPPGDDGGEPNNWRSFLDESAWTYDEQTGEYYLHLFDRKQPDLNWEHPQLREELYEMIRWWLDQGIDGFRLDAINMISKHPDLPDAPEDAPHPLGQQFYKNGPRIHEFLHELHEQTFARYDHIVTLGEAPSVTMEEVLNYTAPARGEMDMVLAMDMMRIGKDAKDPWQNRDWSITELKESVLKWHDGVHGRGGYAVYLSTHDHPRILPDVIGAGEHYDQAAKLVGTFLHTIPGIPLIYQGEELGLPNTLYPHIDDYRDAGTIGYYERAVADGESEQQVLDKIHKRSRDGSRAPMPWNCTLPQAGFSEAEPWIPVTPEEQLKGRCADDQLVHPDSVLHYYRQLIRLRRMNPIVIYGSLTMLLPEHEQIMAYVREWEEERWLVVLNFADEDVSVDWSQTPIAGTERMIKLHGNYPKFSRPVDREDEHDLSELEVLRPYEALIYRMPSTTL, from the coding sequence GAATCCGTCATGTATCAACTGTACCCACAAAGCTTTAAGGATAGCAATGGCGATGGCTGGGGAGATTTGCAAGGGATATTGGACAAGGTGGATTATCTAACAGAGCTAGGTATCGACTTGATCTGGCTCGGTCCAATCTATGATTCACCGATGGTAGATAACGGATATGACATTCGGGATTACCAGCGCATTCATCCTCGCTATGGAACAATGGATGATTTTCAACAATTGCTAAAGCGATTACATGAGCAGGAGATTCGGTTGATTATGGATCTGGTGATTAATCATACATCCGATGAGCACCCTTGGTTCCAACAATCGCGCAGCAGCAAGGATAATCCTTACCGGGAGTATTACATATGGCGACCGCCCGGCGATGATGGTGGCGAACCGAATAATTGGCGCTCCTTTCTAGACGAATCGGCATGGACGTATGATGAGCAGACAGGTGAATATTATTTGCATCTGTTTGATCGTAAGCAGCCGGACTTGAACTGGGAGCATCCACAATTGCGAGAGGAATTGTACGAGATGATTCGATGGTGGTTGGATCAGGGCATTGATGGCTTCCGGCTAGACGCGATCAATATGATCTCCAAGCATCCTGATCTGCCAGATGCGCCGGAAGATGCTCCTCATCCACTCGGTCAGCAATTTTATAAAAATGGTCCGCGCATTCATGAGTTTCTACATGAGCTACATGAGCAGACCTTTGCCCGTTATGATCATATTGTGACCCTAGGCGAGGCACCTTCTGTCACGATGGAGGAAGTGCTGAATTATACAGCACCAGCGCGCGGAGAAATGGACATGGTGCTGGCAATGGATATGATGCGTATTGGTAAAGACGCTAAGGACCCATGGCAAAATCGTGACTGGTCGATTACCGAATTGAAGGAATCAGTGCTGAAATGGCATGATGGTGTACATGGACGCGGTGGCTATGCGGTGTATTTGAGCACCCATGATCATCCGCGCATATTGCCGGATGTGATCGGTGCAGGTGAGCATTACGATCAAGCTGCCAAGCTAGTGGGAACCTTTTTACACACGATTCCGGGAATACCGCTCATCTATCAGGGTGAGGAATTGGGGTTGCCGAATACGTTGTATCCTCATATCGATGATTATCGCGATGCAGGTACGATTGGTTATTACGAGCGCGCGGTGGCAGACGGTGAATCAGAACAGCAGGTGCTAGACAAGATTCATAAACGCAGCCGAGATGGCTCGCGTGCACCGATGCCTTGGAATTGCACCCTACCGCAAGCAGGTTTCAGCGAAGCCGAGCCGTGGATTCCAGTTACGCCAGAAGAACAGCTCAAAGGACGATGCGCAGATGATCAGCTTGTGCATCCCGATTCAGTGCTGCATTATTACCGCCAGCTGATTCGACTACGCCGGATGAATCCGATTGTAATCTACGGCTCGTTGACCATGCTGCTACCGGAGCATGAGCAGATTATGGCATATGTACGGGAATGGGAAGAAGAACGCTGGCTGGTGGTCTTGAATTTTGCCGATGAGGATGTATCCGTAGATTGGAGCCAGACACCGATTGCAGGTACAGAGCGAATGATCAAGCTGCACGGCAATTATCCTAAGTTCTCCAGACCAGTGGATCGCGAGGATGAGCATGATCTGTCAGAGCTGGAAGTGTTGCGTCCGTATGAAGCATTGATCTATCGAATGCCATCAACAACGCTGTAA